In a genomic window of Pedobacter sp. KBS0701:
- the treZ gene encoding malto-oligosyltrehalose trehalohydrolase — MEIDIRKQNIGLNFTENGEAEIRLWAPLAAQVSILIGDREISLALFEEGYGYWYLQTNQIKALDRYAFKINLITGGEMLHRADPASLFLEEGPHGRSTAFDVNTFNWTDADWKGKDLNDLIIYELHTGTFTPDGDFAAIATKLDYLVELGITAVEIMPVAQFPGNRNWGYDGVFPFAVQNTYGGPLALQHLVNACHAKGLAVILDVVYNHLGPEGNYFSDFGDYFTDKYHTPWGKAINFDDANCDAVRDFFIENALMWLRDFHIDALRLDAVHAIKDLSPVHILAEIKTHTEKLSQFTGRTYQLIVELDLNDDRYIRHQSKYGYGMDAQWVDEFHHALRVCTGQAKEGYYSDFNGVADLAKSCQDAYVYTGQYSAHRQKKFGVPVKDDSGAKFVVFSQNHDQVGNRMLGERSSTLVSFEMLKVMAAAVFCSPFLPLIFMGEEWAETNPFQFFVSHSDEELVEAVRKGRKAEFAAFHNNGDTPDPQDESTFERSKLDWKKTGEPKHKTMLSYYKTLIALRKQHPVLANLDRKNVYAEAFSKKNCMILKRWKDKEEIIAMFNFSIQKQTLSIDPAFQQASVLLDSALLKWGGSNAESNSIPADGQITLFPESTLILFKTHV; from the coding sequence ATGGAAATAGATATACGAAAACAAAATATTGGACTAAATTTTACTGAAAACGGGGAAGCTGAAATCAGGCTGTGGGCACCGCTGGCCGCACAGGTTTCTATCTTAATTGGAGATCGCGAAATTTCTTTAGCGCTGTTTGAGGAGGGCTATGGTTATTGGTATTTGCAAACGAACCAGATCAAGGCGCTTGATCGATATGCCTTTAAAATTAATCTGATAACCGGGGGAGAAATGCTTCACCGGGCAGACCCAGCCTCTTTGTTTTTGGAAGAAGGGCCTCACGGGCGCTCTACCGCATTTGATGTAAACACTTTTAACTGGACGGATGCTGATTGGAAAGGAAAAGACCTCAATGATCTCATAATCTACGAGCTTCACACCGGAACATTTACGCCAGATGGAGATTTTGCTGCCATAGCAACTAAACTTGATTATCTGGTTGAGCTTGGCATTACAGCCGTAGAAATTATGCCGGTGGCACAATTTCCGGGTAATAGAAACTGGGGTTACGACGGCGTGTTTCCCTTTGCAGTACAAAACACTTATGGCGGACCGCTGGCCTTACAGCATTTGGTTAATGCCTGCCACGCCAAAGGTTTGGCAGTAATTTTAGATGTGGTTTATAACCATTTGGGCCCCGAAGGGAATTATTTCTCCGATTTTGGCGACTATTTTACTGATAAATACCATACACCATGGGGGAAGGCGATTAATTTTGATGATGCAAACTGTGATGCCGTGCGTGATTTCTTTATTGAAAATGCGTTGATGTGGTTAAGGGATTTTCACATCGATGCCCTCAGGTTGGATGCGGTGCATGCAATTAAAGATCTTAGTCCGGTGCATATTCTGGCGGAGATTAAAACACACACCGAAAAACTCTCTCAATTTACCGGCAGGACATACCAACTGATTGTTGAGCTTGATTTAAATGACGATCGTTATATCCGGCATCAAAGCAAATATGGTTATGGAATGGACGCCCAGTGGGTTGACGAGTTTCATCACGCACTCCGGGTTTGTACTGGACAAGCGAAAGAGGGCTATTATTCCGATTTTAACGGTGTAGCAGATCTGGCCAAATCTTGTCAGGATGCTTATGTGTACACCGGGCAATATTCGGCACACCGGCAGAAAAAGTTTGGTGTTCCCGTAAAAGATGATTCAGGAGCTAAATTTGTTGTCTTTTCACAAAACCACGATCAGGTGGGCAACCGCATGTTGGGCGAAAGGAGCAGTACCCTGGTTAGTTTTGAAATGTTAAAGGTAATGGCTGCGGCAGTTTTTTGCAGCCCGTTTTTACCCTTAATATTTATGGGCGAGGAATGGGCAGAAACCAATCCTTTCCAGTTTTTTGTCAGTCATAGCGATGAGGAACTGGTAGAAGCGGTGAGGAAAGGAAGAAAGGCAGAATTTGCTGCTTTTCACAATAATGGCGATACACCCGACCCCCAGGACGAGTCTACTTTTGAAAGGTCTAAGCTCGACTGGAAAAAAACCGGTGAACCGAAGCACAAGACCATGCTCAGTTATTATAAAACTTTAATCGCTTTGCGGAAACAACATCCTGTACTGGCTAACCTGGATCGGAAAAATGTATATGCAGAGGCCTTTTCTAAAAAAAACTGCATGATATTGAAACGCTGGAAAGACAAGGAAGAAATCATTGCCATGTTTAATTTTTCTATACAAAAGCAAACGTTATCTATCGATCCGGCATTTCAACAGGCGTCGGTGCTGTTGGATTCTGCTTTGCTAAAATGGGGAGGCTCAAACGCCGAATCAAACAGTATACCTGCAGACGGTCAGATTACTTTATTTCCCGAATCAACTCTTATTCTTTTTAAAACACATGTATAA